The following proteins are encoded in a genomic region of Syngnathus acus chromosome 22, fSynAcu1.2, whole genome shotgun sequence:
- the plcb2 gene encoding 1-phosphatidylinositol 4,5-bisphosphate phosphodiesterase beta-2 isoform X1, which produces MNKKRYFLDPPVIKDYMLKGERFTKWSEDSSKTVPVTMKMDTKGFYLYWTNQSKETTFLDVATIRDTRTGKYAKLPKHPKVRNVFNLDFPDSNHLAKTLTVVSGLDTVNLNYHNFFASKEKVTQNWANDILAIAYNAARNNACRQVFLDKIYVQICLQTNKDGKIPVKNIYKIFPADKKRVENALASAHLPKGKFDSMKPDVFTESAFKSFLANLCPRPEIYEIFTSYSNKPTMTKENFAKFLNEKQRDSRLNEELFPRLRQDQIKALMLKYEPCTTNCNRGLITPEALLSFLVGPETSVVMQDRLAKCHDMTQPLPHYFIKSSHNTYLTAGQFSGVSSPEMYRQCLLSGCRCLELDCWKGKPPEEEPIITHGFTMTTEILFKDVIEAIAESAFKTSQYPVILSFENHVDSVKQQEKMANYCKTIFGNALLTEPLDKYPLKPGQQIPSPTELMGKILIKNKKGIHKSTNQTTKKSSTAISDQMTTVASPPRNTDLLSEDPIKSTNLESQDGDMAVEDEEQEDTEEQDEEKMKTCDEGTAGQEVTAYEAMSSLVNYIQPNKFISFDNAKKKNKSYVISSFVETKGEAMIAKTAIDFVEYNKRQMSRIYPKGTRMDSSNFNPQPFWNVGCQMVALNYQTMDFPMQLNMALFEFNGRTGYLLKHDVLRRNDKKFDPFCDRIDTVVAITLTIKIFSGQFLSDKSVKTGVEVEIIGLPGDPKKKYRTKWSTTPNSINPVWNEEPFVFDKILLPEMASLRMAVHEENGKFLGHRIIPLDAIQSGFHHICLRSESNMPLIIPALFVYIEVKDYIPAAFADFTDALFNPTKGTEKTTRTPKESSSDYISPYELPFVPQTEVTKAKEPTVEVPLVPNPPRLEVSDSPPHDASPEDSEDDAEEESTPDTPQLEDLLPDAEPGSSTSEELVPEEDVIQPETSTEDIEESSSDSINSERISNDELVEEVVQGEPDPLTASLECAVSDKSSAACNEVTSTVTNAELTRHKSYLKVIKRQEKETKEVEKKYQRKTEFLSQKYSDAFKDWKKALLKKKDITQIEASTSSCSPKTVQEHKQKLQAELHALWTEQCGQLRKKKEQCATERLAKLMEMANEKHSIELKTLESEIKESKKKIKSSSQKSKLKKAISRELLDELDESECVSCEYSMQQETLMLKQTATLEEIKAFTNQLNQEALKEHEDKMRSLPAEVMEAVNACVGVHFPELIDKATTNRAEGSNVYGDVFLG; this is translated from the exons ATGAATAAGAAAAGGTACTTTCTGGATCCCCCAGTGATCAAAGATTATATGCTTAAAGGAGAAAGATTTACCAAGTGGTCGGAG GACTCCAGCAAGACTGTTCCTGTCACCATGAAGATGGATACAAAAGGTTTTTACCTGTACTGGACCAACCAAAGCAAG GAGACAACATTCTTGGATGTTGCTACCATCAGAGATACTAGAACAGGAAAATATGCTAAACTTCCAAAA CATCCAAAGGTCCGCAATGTGTTTAACCTCGATTTCCCAGACAGTAACCACTTGGCCAAAACGCTGACTGTTGTTTCTGGTCTTGACACCGTCAACTTGAACTATCATAACTTCTTTGCCTCCAAGGAAAAAGTGACACAG AATTGGGCGAATGACATTCTTGCCATTGCCTACAACGCTGCAAGAAATAATGCGTGCAGACAAGTCTTCTTGGACAAAAT CTATGTTCAGATTTGTCTCCAAACCAACAAAGATGGCAAGATCCCAGTGAAGAA TATTTACAAGATTTTCCCTGCTGATAAGAAGAGAGTGGAAAACGCACTGGCATCAGCCCACCTCCCCAAAGGAAAG TTTGACAGTATGAAGCCTGATGTCTTCACTGAATCAGCTTTCAAGTCCTTCTTGGCAAATCTCTGTCCTCGGCCTGAAATCTATGAAATCTTCACTTCTTA TTCCAATAAACCCACCATGACCAAGGAGAACTTTGCCAAGTTTCTCAACGAAAAGCAGAGAGACTCTCGGCTCAATGAGGAACTGTTTCCACGGCTACGGCAGGACCAGATAAAAGCTTTGATGCTCAAATATGAACCCTGCACCACAAACTGTAACAGAG GTCTCATTACCCCGGAAGCTCTCTTGTCCTTCCTGGTGGGTCCTGAGACTTCAGTGGTCATGCAGGACAGGCTGGCAAAATGTCATGACATGACCCAGCCCCTACCCCATTACTTCATCAAGTCCTCTCACAACACGTACCTGACAG CTGGTCAGTTTTCCGGCGTGTCCTCCCCGGAGATGTACCGCCAGTGTCTTTTGTCCGGATGCCGTTGTCTGGAACTTGACTGCTGGAAGGGGAAACCTCCAGAGGAAGAGCCCATCATTACACATGGCTTCACCATGACCACCGAAATCCTTTTCAAG GACGTGATTGAGGCCATTGCTGAGAGTGCTTTCAAGACTTCCCAGTATCCCGTTATCCTTTCCTTCGAAAACCATGTTGACTC AGTGAAGCAGCAGGAGAAGATGGCCAACTACTGCAAAACCATATTTGGTAATGCCCTGCTGACAGAGCCTCTGGACAAATACCCT CTGAAGCCAGGACAGCAGATTCCAAGCCCGACCGAGCTCATGGGCAAGATCTTaatcaaaaacaagaagggaATCCATAAAAGCACAAACCAGACAACCAAGAAGAGTAGCACAGCAATCAGTGACCAGATGACAACTGTTGCTTCACCACCACGTAACACTGACCTACTTTCCGAAGATCCAATCAAATCGACCAATCTGGAGAGTCAGG ATGGGGATATGGCTGTGGAAGATGAGGAACAAGAGGACACAGAGGAacaggatgaagaaaaaatgaaGACCTGTGATGAG GGCACAGCTGGACAGGAAGTCACAGCATACGAGGCCATGTCATCGTTGGTCAATTACATCCAACCTAACAAATTCATCTCCTTCGACAATgccaaaa AAAAGAACAAGAGTTATGTCATCTCATCTTTTGTGGAGACCAAAGGGGAAGCTATGATTGCCAAGACTGCCATCGACTTTGTTGA ATATAATAAAAGGCAGATGAGCAGGATTTACCCGAAAGGAACAAGAATGGACTCATCCAATTTCAACCCCCAGCCCTTTTGGAACGTGGGCTGCCAGATGGTGGCGCTCAACTATCAGACAATGg ACTTCCCCATGCAGCTGAACATGGCACTGTTCGAATTCAATGGAAGGACGGGCTACCTGCTCAAGCACGATGTGCTGCGGCGCAATGACAAGAAATTTGACCCGTTCTGCGACAGGATTGACACAGTTGTTGCAATCACATTGACCATTAAG ATCTTTTCTGGACAATTTCTGTCTGACAAGAGTGTAAAAACTGGAGTGGAGGTGGAGATCATTGGGCTGCCAGGAGACCCCAAGAAGAAATATCGCACCAAGTGGTCCACCACACCCAACTCTATTAACCCAGTGTGGAATGAGGAGCCTTTTGTGTTTGACAAG ATTCTCCTCCCAGAAATGGCTTCACTCAGAATGGCAGTCCATGAGGAAAACGGCAAATTCCTCGGACATAGAATCATTCCCCTTGATGCCATTCAGTCAg GTTTCCATCACATTTGCCTGCGCAGTGAAAGCAACATGCCGCTCATTATACCTGCACTTTTTGTGTACATTGAGGTCAAGGACTACATCCCTGCTGCTTTTGCAg ATTTTACAGATGCCTTATTCAACCCAACAAAGGGCACAGAGAAGACGACACGGACCCCAAAAGAG TCATCCTCAGACTACATTTCTCCTTATGAGCTCCCTTTTGTGCCCCAAACTGAAGTGACAAAAGCAAAGGAACCAACAG TGGAGGTGCCCCTTGTACCAAATCCACCCAGACTTGAGGTGAGTGACTCACCACCCCATGATGCTTCACCTGAAGATAGCGAAGATGACGCTGAAGAAGAGAGCACGCCAGACACTCCACAACTTGAAGACCTTCTTCCGGATGCTGAACCAGGAAGTTCCACGTCTGAAGAGCTTGTCCCCGAGGAGGATGTCATACAGCCTGAGACGAGCACCGAAGACATAGAAGAGTCAAGCAGTGACTCTATAAACTCGGAGCGAATTTCAAATGATGAACTAGTCGAGGAGGTGGTTCAAGGAGAGCCCGATCCATTAACTGCATCACTGGAATGTGCAGTGTCAGATAAATCATCTGCAGCATGTAATGAAG TAACATCAACCGTGACAAATGCAGAACTGACACGGCACAAGAGCTACCTGAAGGTCATCAAGCGTCAGGAGAAAGAGACAAAAGAAGTGGAAAAGAAGtatcaaagaaaaacagaatttTTAAGCCAGAAATATTCAGATGCTTTCAAGGACTGGAAGAAGGCCTTGCTGAAGAAAAAAGA CATAACCCAGATCGAAGCAAGCACATCGAGCTGCAGTCccaaaacagtgcaggagcACAAGCAAAAGCTGCAGGCTGAGTTGCATGCTCTATGGACGGAACAATGTGGACAgctgaggaagaagaaagagcAGTGTGCCACAGAG AGACTGGCTAAACTGATGGAGATGGCTAATGAGAAACACAGCATTGAACTGAAGACCTTGGAAAG TGAAATCAAAGAGAGCAAGAAGAAGATCAAATCTTCCTCACAGAAATCCAA GCTGAAAAAAGCAATAAGCCGAGAACTGCTGGATGAGCTTGATGAATCTGAATGTGTG
- the plcb2 gene encoding 1-phosphatidylinositol 4,5-bisphosphate phosphodiesterase beta-2 isoform X2, translating into MKMDTKGFYLYWTNQSKETTFLDVATIRDTRTGKYAKLPKHPKVRNVFNLDFPDSNHLAKTLTVVSGLDTVNLNYHNFFASKEKVTQNWANDILAIAYNAARNNACRQVFLDKIYVQICLQTNKDGKIPVKNIYKIFPADKKRVENALASAHLPKGKFDSMKPDVFTESAFKSFLANLCPRPEIYEIFTSYSNKPTMTKENFAKFLNEKQRDSRLNEELFPRLRQDQIKALMLKYEPCTTNCNRGLITPEALLSFLVGPETSVVMQDRLAKCHDMTQPLPHYFIKSSHNTYLTAGQFSGVSSPEMYRQCLLSGCRCLELDCWKGKPPEEEPIITHGFTMTTEILFKDVIEAIAESAFKTSQYPVILSFENHVDSVKQQEKMANYCKTIFGNALLTEPLDKYPLKPGQQIPSPTELMGKILIKNKKGIHKSTNQTTKKSSTAISDQMTTVASPPRNTDLLSEDPIKSTNLESQDGDMAVEDEEQEDTEEQDEEKMKTCDEGTAGQEVTAYEAMSSLVNYIQPNKFISFDNAKKKNKSYVISSFVETKGEAMIAKTAIDFVEYNKRQMSRIYPKGTRMDSSNFNPQPFWNVGCQMVALNYQTMDFPMQLNMALFEFNGRTGYLLKHDVLRRNDKKFDPFCDRIDTVVAITLTIKIFSGQFLSDKSVKTGVEVEIIGLPGDPKKKYRTKWSTTPNSINPVWNEEPFVFDKILLPEMASLRMAVHEENGKFLGHRIIPLDAIQSGFHHICLRSESNMPLIIPALFVYIEVKDYIPAAFADFTDALFNPTKGTEKTTRTPKESSSDYISPYELPFVPQTEVTKAKEPTVEVPLVPNPPRLEVSDSPPHDASPEDSEDDAEEESTPDTPQLEDLLPDAEPGSSTSEELVPEEDVIQPETSTEDIEESSSDSINSERISNDELVEEVVQGEPDPLTASLECAVSDKSSAACNEVTSTVTNAELTRHKSYLKVIKRQEKETKEVEKKYQRKTEFLSQKYSDAFKDWKKALLKKKDITQIEASTSSCSPKTVQEHKQKLQAELHALWTEQCGQLRKKKEQCATERLAKLMEMANEKHSIELKTLESEIKESKKKIKSSSQKSKLKKAISRELLDELDESECVSCEYSMQQETLMLKQTATLEEIKAFTNQLNQEALKEHEDKMRSLPAEVMEAVNACVGVHFPELIDKATTNRAEGSNVYGDVFLG; encoded by the exons ATGAAGATGGATACAAAAGGTTTTTACCTGTACTGGACCAACCAAAGCAAG GAGACAACATTCTTGGATGTTGCTACCATCAGAGATACTAGAACAGGAAAATATGCTAAACTTCCAAAA CATCCAAAGGTCCGCAATGTGTTTAACCTCGATTTCCCAGACAGTAACCACTTGGCCAAAACGCTGACTGTTGTTTCTGGTCTTGACACCGTCAACTTGAACTATCATAACTTCTTTGCCTCCAAGGAAAAAGTGACACAG AATTGGGCGAATGACATTCTTGCCATTGCCTACAACGCTGCAAGAAATAATGCGTGCAGACAAGTCTTCTTGGACAAAAT CTATGTTCAGATTTGTCTCCAAACCAACAAAGATGGCAAGATCCCAGTGAAGAA TATTTACAAGATTTTCCCTGCTGATAAGAAGAGAGTGGAAAACGCACTGGCATCAGCCCACCTCCCCAAAGGAAAG TTTGACAGTATGAAGCCTGATGTCTTCACTGAATCAGCTTTCAAGTCCTTCTTGGCAAATCTCTGTCCTCGGCCTGAAATCTATGAAATCTTCACTTCTTA TTCCAATAAACCCACCATGACCAAGGAGAACTTTGCCAAGTTTCTCAACGAAAAGCAGAGAGACTCTCGGCTCAATGAGGAACTGTTTCCACGGCTACGGCAGGACCAGATAAAAGCTTTGATGCTCAAATATGAACCCTGCACCACAAACTGTAACAGAG GTCTCATTACCCCGGAAGCTCTCTTGTCCTTCCTGGTGGGTCCTGAGACTTCAGTGGTCATGCAGGACAGGCTGGCAAAATGTCATGACATGACCCAGCCCCTACCCCATTACTTCATCAAGTCCTCTCACAACACGTACCTGACAG CTGGTCAGTTTTCCGGCGTGTCCTCCCCGGAGATGTACCGCCAGTGTCTTTTGTCCGGATGCCGTTGTCTGGAACTTGACTGCTGGAAGGGGAAACCTCCAGAGGAAGAGCCCATCATTACACATGGCTTCACCATGACCACCGAAATCCTTTTCAAG GACGTGATTGAGGCCATTGCTGAGAGTGCTTTCAAGACTTCCCAGTATCCCGTTATCCTTTCCTTCGAAAACCATGTTGACTC AGTGAAGCAGCAGGAGAAGATGGCCAACTACTGCAAAACCATATTTGGTAATGCCCTGCTGACAGAGCCTCTGGACAAATACCCT CTGAAGCCAGGACAGCAGATTCCAAGCCCGACCGAGCTCATGGGCAAGATCTTaatcaaaaacaagaagggaATCCATAAAAGCACAAACCAGACAACCAAGAAGAGTAGCACAGCAATCAGTGACCAGATGACAACTGTTGCTTCACCACCACGTAACACTGACCTACTTTCCGAAGATCCAATCAAATCGACCAATCTGGAGAGTCAGG ATGGGGATATGGCTGTGGAAGATGAGGAACAAGAGGACACAGAGGAacaggatgaagaaaaaatgaaGACCTGTGATGAG GGCACAGCTGGACAGGAAGTCACAGCATACGAGGCCATGTCATCGTTGGTCAATTACATCCAACCTAACAAATTCATCTCCTTCGACAATgccaaaa AAAAGAACAAGAGTTATGTCATCTCATCTTTTGTGGAGACCAAAGGGGAAGCTATGATTGCCAAGACTGCCATCGACTTTGTTGA ATATAATAAAAGGCAGATGAGCAGGATTTACCCGAAAGGAACAAGAATGGACTCATCCAATTTCAACCCCCAGCCCTTTTGGAACGTGGGCTGCCAGATGGTGGCGCTCAACTATCAGACAATGg ACTTCCCCATGCAGCTGAACATGGCACTGTTCGAATTCAATGGAAGGACGGGCTACCTGCTCAAGCACGATGTGCTGCGGCGCAATGACAAGAAATTTGACCCGTTCTGCGACAGGATTGACACAGTTGTTGCAATCACATTGACCATTAAG ATCTTTTCTGGACAATTTCTGTCTGACAAGAGTGTAAAAACTGGAGTGGAGGTGGAGATCATTGGGCTGCCAGGAGACCCCAAGAAGAAATATCGCACCAAGTGGTCCACCACACCCAACTCTATTAACCCAGTGTGGAATGAGGAGCCTTTTGTGTTTGACAAG ATTCTCCTCCCAGAAATGGCTTCACTCAGAATGGCAGTCCATGAGGAAAACGGCAAATTCCTCGGACATAGAATCATTCCCCTTGATGCCATTCAGTCAg GTTTCCATCACATTTGCCTGCGCAGTGAAAGCAACATGCCGCTCATTATACCTGCACTTTTTGTGTACATTGAGGTCAAGGACTACATCCCTGCTGCTTTTGCAg ATTTTACAGATGCCTTATTCAACCCAACAAAGGGCACAGAGAAGACGACACGGACCCCAAAAGAG TCATCCTCAGACTACATTTCTCCTTATGAGCTCCCTTTTGTGCCCCAAACTGAAGTGACAAAAGCAAAGGAACCAACAG TGGAGGTGCCCCTTGTACCAAATCCACCCAGACTTGAGGTGAGTGACTCACCACCCCATGATGCTTCACCTGAAGATAGCGAAGATGACGCTGAAGAAGAGAGCACGCCAGACACTCCACAACTTGAAGACCTTCTTCCGGATGCTGAACCAGGAAGTTCCACGTCTGAAGAGCTTGTCCCCGAGGAGGATGTCATACAGCCTGAGACGAGCACCGAAGACATAGAAGAGTCAAGCAGTGACTCTATAAACTCGGAGCGAATTTCAAATGATGAACTAGTCGAGGAGGTGGTTCAAGGAGAGCCCGATCCATTAACTGCATCACTGGAATGTGCAGTGTCAGATAAATCATCTGCAGCATGTAATGAAG TAACATCAACCGTGACAAATGCAGAACTGACACGGCACAAGAGCTACCTGAAGGTCATCAAGCGTCAGGAGAAAGAGACAAAAGAAGTGGAAAAGAAGtatcaaagaaaaacagaatttTTAAGCCAGAAATATTCAGATGCTTTCAAGGACTGGAAGAAGGCCTTGCTGAAGAAAAAAGA CATAACCCAGATCGAAGCAAGCACATCGAGCTGCAGTCccaaaacagtgcaggagcACAAGCAAAAGCTGCAGGCTGAGTTGCATGCTCTATGGACGGAACAATGTGGACAgctgaggaagaagaaagagcAGTGTGCCACAGAG AGACTGGCTAAACTGATGGAGATGGCTAATGAGAAACACAGCATTGAACTGAAGACCTTGGAAAG TGAAATCAAAGAGAGCAAGAAGAAGATCAAATCTTCCTCACAGAAATCCAA GCTGAAAAAAGCAATAAGCCGAGAACTGCTGGATGAGCTTGATGAATCTGAATGTGTG